The following are encoded together in the Ignavibacteria bacterium genome:
- a CDS encoding cytochrome c produces MKSRIKRVFLINIFAAAFLTVIMQGCGEDNQEIGVGPIKKVELSATIDKALVDQGKTVFEAKCVSCHKFDEKLVGPPLKGVTQKRKPEWIMNMILNPEKMTKENIEAQKLMAQYLTQMTFQNVTEPEARAILEYFRSVDSK; encoded by the coding sequence ATGAAATCAAGAATTAAGCGGGTATTTTTAATCAACATTTTTGCTGCAGCATTTTTAACAGTAATAATGCAGGGCTGCGGAGAGGATAATCAAGAAATAGGAGTTGGACCTATAAAGAAAGTTGAACTTTCAGCAACAATAGACAAGGCACTTGTAGATCAGGGCAAGACAGTATTTGAAGCAAAATGTGTCTCCTGTCACAAGTTTGATGAAAAACTTGTAGGACCGCCTTTAAAAGGAGTAACACAGAAGAGGAAACCGGAATGGATAATGAACATGATTCTAAATCCTGAAAAGATGACAAAGGAGAACATTGAGGCACAGAAATTAATGGCACAGTACTTAACACAAATGACTTTTCAAAACGTAACTGAACCTGAGGCGAGAGCAATCCTCGAATACTTCAGGTCGGTTGATTCAAAATAA
- a CDS encoding ABC transporter ATP-binding protein — MLRVNKIIKTYGKKFRLELDNLTLESPSVVTLLGPNGSGKTTFLKVLLGLVNPEKGDIEYNGSDIYKDFAFKTDLGYMPQTAIYPDNLKVKEIIEITKSLKNHTQDYDDELYEQYKIELILESKFSSLSQGTKQKIAAAIVFMFRSRVIILDEPTAGLDPYASEILKNKILKEKKDRLILFTTHIMSDVTELSDRVIYIHEGKLKYDKMMNSEFSERDSRQIASEVANYFKG; from the coding sequence ATGCTGAGAGTTAATAAAATAATTAAAACATACGGAAAGAAATTCAGGCTTGAGTTAGATAACCTTACGCTTGAAAGTCCGAGTGTAGTTACATTGCTGGGACCCAACGGCTCGGGCAAGACTACATTTTTAAAAGTACTGCTTGGTTTGGTAAATCCAGAAAAGGGCGATATAGAATATAACGGAAGTGATATTTACAAAGATTTCGCTTTTAAGACCGACCTCGGTTACATGCCGCAGACTGCTATCTATCCTGATAACCTTAAGGTAAAAGAAATAATAGAGATAACGAAGTCGCTAAAAAACCACACACAAGATTATGACGATGAACTTTACGAGCAATATAAAATAGAATTAATACTTGAGTCGAAGTTTTCGTCATTATCGCAAGGCACGAAACAGAAGATTGCAGCGGCAATTGTTTTTATGTTCAGAAGCCGTGTAATAATACTTGATGAGCCGACTGCGGGATTAGACCCTTATGCATCGGAGATTTTGAAGAATAAAATTTTGAAAGAAAAGAAGGATAGACTTATTCTCTTTACGACACACATAATGAGCGATGTAACAGAGCTTTCAGACAGAGTGATTTATATACATGAAGGAAAACTAAAATATGATAAGATGATGAACAGCGAATTTTCAGAGAGGGACAGCAGGCAGATTGCTTCGGAGGTTGCAAACTACTTTAAGGGATGA
- the nosD gene encoding nitrous oxide reductase family maturation protein NosD gives MRKLICFILVLAAFSSYRAYASSDTIKHTQDLKTYFSGTFDYDTLFIENGEYKARDITINKHGLTVIGINNPIIDAEKESGILTVEANDVTIKGIKFRNTGISFVNDVCAIKVQNSERVKIQNNIVENSFFAIYLSNANNSFVYNNVIIGNSVSESFSGNGIHLWNCNNIIISSNTIKRQRDGIYLEFAKNSIILNNASSENLRYGLHFMFSEGNKYILNNFSMNGAGVAVMYTKRVEMIWNKFFDNWGENAYGLLLKDIDNSIIYFNNFTKNTVGIYSEGSNRLTVQNNRFENNGWAMKILGNCYDDVFSYNKFKNNIFDLATNSSRNTNKFEYNYWDKYNGYDLEKDGIGDVAYRPMNLFSLLIETSPDAIILLNSFMVNVIDLAEKVSPAFTPESLIDEKPLMKENIHAES, from the coding sequence TTGAGGAAGCTGATTTGCTTTATTTTGGTTCTGGCTGCATTCAGCAGTTACAGAGCTTATGCTTCGAGTGATACGATAAAGCACACACAGGATTTGAAGACATATTTTTCGGGTACATTTGATTATGATACACTATTTATAGAGAATGGAGAATACAAGGCTAGAGATATTACGATTAACAAACATGGGCTGACAGTGATAGGGATAAACAATCCAATAATTGACGCTGAAAAAGAATCCGGTATTTTAACGGTAGAAGCAAATGATGTGACAATAAAAGGAATAAAGTTTAGGAACACAGGAATCAGTTTTGTAAATGATGTTTGTGCAATTAAAGTACAAAATTCAGAAAGAGTTAAGATACAAAACAACATAGTAGAGAACAGTTTTTTTGCGATATACCTTTCGAACGCAAACAATTCTTTCGTATATAACAACGTAATAATAGGTAACTCGGTATCAGAGTCATTTTCCGGCAACGGCATACACCTCTGGAACTGCAATAACATTATTATATCGAGCAATACGATTAAAAGACAGCGTGACGGGATATATCTTGAGTTTGCAAAGAACAGCATAATATTAAACAATGCAAGCAGTGAAAATCTAAGGTACGGATTGCATTTTATGTTTTCGGAAGGTAACAAATATATTCTTAACAATTTTTCGATGAATGGTGCCGGAGTAGCAGTAATGTACACGAAACGAGTTGAAATGATATGGAATAAATTTTTTGACAACTGGGGAGAAAATGCATACGGACTGCTTCTAAAGGATATTGACAACAGCATAATATATTTTAATAACTTTACGAAGAATACTGTCGGAATTTATTCAGAGGGTTCTAATAGACTTACAGTGCAGAACAACAGGTTTGAGAATAACGGCTGGGCAATGAAGATACTTGGAAATTGTTACGATGATGTATTCAGTTACAATAAATTCAAGAACAATATTTTTGACCTTGCGACAAACTCTTCGAGGAACACAAACAAGTTTGAGTACAACTACTGGGATAAATACAACGGATATGATCTGGAAAAAGACGGTATAGGAGATGTTGCATACAGACCGATGAATCTATTTTCGCTGCTGATTGAGACGAGTCCCGATGCGATAATTTTACTGAATAGTTTTATGGTGAATGTAATAGATTTGGCTGAGAAGGTATCGCCTGCATTTACGCCTGAATCTTTAATAGATGAAAAGCCGTTGATGAAAGAGAACATACATGCTGAGAGTTAA
- a CDS encoding S46 family peptidase, producing MNKRIYNIFFGLFIAFVFTLNTGFAQTIKSDVFDLGKMWTFEHAPVDYFEKTYGFKATQEWLEDVKLSAVRFGNGCSSSFISEDGLVMTNHHCGRGYVSTVMSEGEDLSRTGFYAKTLADERPVPTLWVDQLQKTIDVTKDIISAMDATNTNEEKAKIKADKIKEIESKYNTETGLKCNVITFYNGGMYMLYCYKRFNDVRLVFSPENYVAGFGGDPDNFTYPRYDFDCAFFRVYENGQPLKSKNFFTWSKNGAEDGETVFVIGNPGSTERLKTIAQLEFARDYTVPAGLYQLNFMAEYLAQFIKNNPDKELRYQNTLYGVLNSQKVYKGLYKALKDNDMMARKKDFEDIQKAKIDASMEMKSKYGNIWNEIEEGSKDYAKIFNDITGYEVPNRFQSRYVAIAKIIVRNTFAGKVTPDSLITAVYDNLDSDYNKGLLELDMNIVYDNLGNDNAVVKSAFNNNDRVGAVQYVLENSMLTNKDGAMKLAKMSADELKLVKDPIIKFIMNSKSTLGGLQAKRKEIDARISINGQMLGQALFGLYGTSIPPDATLTLRIADGVVKSFEYNGTIAPPFTTFYGLYDRYYSHGKKYPWTLPERWKNPPSEFKLETPYNLVSTNDIIGGNSGSAMINKNAEVVGLVFDGNIESLPGRYIFTTEFNRTVSVDSRGLLEAVKNLYKANRLAYEMENGKMLK from the coding sequence ATGAATAAAAGAATTTATAATATTTTCTTTGGCTTATTTATAGCCTTTGTATTTACTCTTAATACGGGTTTTGCTCAAACCATTAAATCGGATGTATTCGACCTCGGAAAAATGTGGACTTTTGAACACGCTCCCGTTGACTACTTCGAAAAAACTTATGGTTTTAAAGCAACTCAGGAATGGCTCGAAGACGTTAAACTCTCTGCAGTTAGATTTGGTAACGGGTGTTCTTCGTCTTTTATTTCTGAGGATGGACTCGTTATGACAAATCATCACTGCGGAAGAGGATATGTTTCTACTGTTATGAGTGAAGGAGAAGACCTCAGCAGAACAGGCTTCTACGCAAAGACTCTTGCTGATGAAAGACCCGTTCCAACTTTGTGGGTCGATCAACTTCAGAAAACAATCGATGTAACTAAAGATATTATTTCTGCTATGGATGCGACTAACACGAATGAGGAAAAGGCTAAGATTAAAGCCGATAAAATAAAAGAAATCGAATCAAAGTATAACACTGAAACAGGTTTGAAATGCAATGTGATTACTTTCTACAACGGCGGAATGTACATGCTTTACTGCTACAAAAGATTTAATGATGTAAGGCTTGTCTTCTCTCCTGAAAACTATGTTGCAGGTTTTGGAGGCGACCCCGATAACTTTACTTATCCTCGCTACGATTTCGATTGCGCCTTCTTCAGGGTTTACGAGAACGGTCAACCTTTAAAATCTAAAAACTTCTTCACATGGAGTAAGAACGGAGCCGAAGACGGTGAGACTGTATTCGTAATTGGAAATCCCGGTAGTACTGAAAGATTAAAGACTATAGCTCAACTCGAATTTGCAAGAGATTATACTGTCCCGGCAGGGCTTTATCAATTAAACTTCATGGCTGAGTATCTCGCCCAATTTATAAAAAACAACCCCGATAAAGAACTTCGTTACCAAAATACTTTGTATGGAGTTTTAAATTCTCAAAAAGTTTACAAAGGTCTTTATAAAGCATTGAAAGATAATGATATGATGGCAAGGAAGAAAGACTTTGAAGATATTCAAAAGGCAAAGATTGATGCTTCTATGGAAATGAAATCGAAATACGGAAACATCTGGAATGAAATTGAAGAAGGGTCAAAAGATTATGCAAAGATTTTTAATGATATAACCGGCTATGAAGTGCCTAATCGGTTTCAATCAAGATATGTTGCTATTGCAAAAATTATCGTTAGAAATACTTTTGCTGGTAAGGTGACTCCTGATTCTTTGATTACCGCTGTTTATGACAATCTTGACTCAGATTATAATAAAGGACTTCTTGAACTTGACATGAATATCGTTTACGATAATCTTGGAAACGATAATGCTGTTGTTAAATCAGCATTTAATAACAATGATAGGGTGGGTGCTGTTCAGTATGTACTCGAAAACTCAATGTTGACGAACAAAGACGGTGCGATGAAACTTGCTAAAATGTCTGCAGATGAACTTAAATTAGTAAAAGACCCGATCATCAAGTTTATTATGAACTCTAAATCTACTCTCGGAGGATTGCAGGCAAAAAGAAAGGAAATTGACGCTCGAATTAGTATTAATGGACAAATGCTCGGTCAGGCACTCTTTGGATTGTATGGTACTTCCATACCTCCCGACGCAACTTTAACACTTAGAATTGCCGATGGTGTGGTAAAATCATTTGAGTATAATGGTACTATTGCACCTCCGTTTACTACCTTCTACGGTCTATACGATAGGTATTACTCTCATGGCAAGAAATATCCATGGACACTTCCCGAAAGATGGAAAAATCCGCCTTCTGAATTTAAACTTGAAACACCTTACAATTTGGTTTCAACTAATGATATTATCGGAGGAAACTCTGGTAGCGCAATGATTAACAAAAACGCTGAAGTAGTCGGACTCGTTTTTGACGGCAATATTGAAAGCCTTCCTGGTAGGTATATATTTACAACTGAATTTAACAGAACGGTCTCCGTTGATTCGAGAGGCTTACTCGAAGCAGTTAAGAATCTTTACAAAGCAAATAGACTTGCTTACGAAATGGAAAATGGAAAGATGTTAAAGTAA
- a CDS encoding nitrous oxide reductase accessory protein NosL, giving the protein MKNRVFITFTLLFLSGLLYGCSSDPEPINYSSDVCAHCNMKIMDNRFGAEVLNTKLKAYKFDAAECMVDYIKKNTLDIKEMYVTDFNNPGVFITAGTSYYLISPKRRSPMGENLSAYKTKSDAETAKNSVGGDVYSWDELKTQISK; this is encoded by the coding sequence ATGAAGAATAGAGTATTTATAACATTTACATTACTATTTCTTTCAGGATTACTTTACGGCTGTTCGAGCGACCCTGAGCCTATTAATTACAGTTCGGATGTATGTGCACACTGCAACATGAAAATAATGGACAACAGATTTGGTGCAGAAGTACTAAACACAAAGTTGAAGGCATATAAATTTGACGCTGCAGAATGCATGGTTGATTACATAAAGAAGAACACACTCGATATCAAGGAAATGTATGTAACTGATTTTAACAATCCCGGAGTATTTATAACAGCAGGAACTTCATATTATCTAATCAGCCCAAAGAGAAGAAGCCCGATGGGAGAAAACCTGAGCGCTTATAAGACAAAGTCTGATGCGGAGACTGCAAAAAATTCAGTAGGCGGGGATGTGTACAGCTGGGACGAGCTAAAAACACAAATAAGCAAGTAA
- a CDS encoding M1 family aminopeptidase, translated as MKKLLSLSLVLILSTIASAQDYIGMTGAEICSHNKSKSEHINLLELSPNTPKHTYDVLNYKLDLDIYTCFKNSVRSYTGTEQLTFRVDSTLNSIQMNAYFTSLVIDSVKLLNETSLVFTHSSSTNMVTINLDRTYTPGELVDLVIKYRHNNVSDGAFNVGSGFVYTNTEPEGSRRWFPCWDRPADKATFDITVKVPSNVKIGSNGRLADSTVNADTIWYRWISRDPLPTYLAVLTGKTGYMLDIIYWHKLSNPLDSIPLRLYYSSGENITPTKNALPNMTTIFSQLFGEHPFEKNGFASVSGYGGGMEHQTLTTISPSWSSVTSLISHEYAHQWFGDMITCATWADLWLNEGFATYLEAIYMEQITGYSAYKSNINGDASSYLSGNPGWPIYNPSWAITTPPTNQLFNGPITYYKGSCVLHMLRYTIGDSLFFAGLKAYATDTVNFKMKNATTDDFTAKMSSVAGEDLAWFIDQWVKEPNHPAYQNTYGISNIGGGNYRVNFTAKQTQSNTVFHKMPIEIKVSFSSGADTLIRVMNDVNNQTFSFDFNRQPTTVAFDPNNNIVLKTATLVVGIENNLNTIPDKFAVYQNYPNPFNPTTSIRFDLPKNTFVTLRIYDMLGKEVAVLINEERNAGSYGVEWDASLFPSGVYFYTLESKDFSATKRMVILK; from the coding sequence ATGAAAAAATTATTATCGCTTTCTCTTGTATTAATTCTAAGTACGATAGCATCGGCGCAGGACTACATAGGAATGACGGGTGCCGAGATTTGTTCACACAACAAATCGAAAAGCGAGCACATCAATCTGCTTGAGCTGTCACCAAACACTCCGAAGCATACGTATGACGTATTAAACTATAAACTTGATCTGGATATTTACACCTGTTTCAAAAATTCCGTTAGGAGTTACACGGGAACAGAGCAGCTTACATTCAGAGTTGATTCGACATTAAACTCGATTCAGATGAATGCATATTTCACTTCGTTAGTAATTGATTCTGTAAAGCTTTTGAACGAAACAAGTCTTGTTTTCACTCACAGTTCATCGACGAATATGGTAACGATTAATCTTGACAGGACTTATACTCCCGGAGAGTTAGTTGATTTAGTAATAAAGTACCGTCATAATAATGTTAGCGACGGAGCGTTTAATGTAGGTTCAGGATTTGTTTATACAAACACAGAGCCTGAGGGTTCGAGAAGGTGGTTCCCATGCTGGGATAGACCTGCGGATAAGGCGACTTTTGACATTACGGTTAAAGTACCTTCGAACGTAAAAATTGGTTCAAACGGAAGGCTTGCCGATTCAACAGTAAATGCCGACACGATTTGGTACCGCTGGATTAGCCGCGATCCGCTGCCAACTTATTTAGCAGTATTGACGGGCAAGACGGGATATATGTTAGATATTATATATTGGCACAAATTATCAAATCCACTTGACAGTATTCCACTTCGTTTATATTACAGTTCGGGCGAGAACATAACACCGACAAAGAATGCACTGCCAAACATGACAACAATATTTTCGCAATTGTTCGGCGAGCATCCATTTGAAAAGAACGGTTTTGCTTCTGTTTCAGGTTACGGAGGTGGTATGGAACACCAGACTTTGACTACGATTTCGCCATCATGGAGTTCCGTAACGAGTTTGATTTCACATGAATACGCTCATCAATGGTTTGGTGATATGATTACCTGCGCAACATGGGCTGACTTGTGGCTAAATGAAGGGTTTGCGACATATTTAGAAGCGATTTACATGGAGCAGATTACAGGATACAGTGCATATAAGAGTAACATAAACGGAGATGCAAGTTCTTATCTTTCAGGAAATCCGGGCTGGCCGATTTACAATCCTTCATGGGCAATTACAACTCCGCCAACAAATCAATTATTCAACGGACCTATTACTTATTATAAAGGTTCATGCGTATTGCACATGCTTAGGTACACAATCGGGGATTCGCTGTTCTTTGCGGGTTTGAAGGCGTACGCAACTGACACGGTTAATTTTAAAATGAAGAATGCTACGACTGATGATTTCACCGCAAAGATGAGCTCGGTTGCGGGTGAGGATTTAGCATGGTTTATTGACCAGTGGGTTAAGGAACCAAATCATCCGGCATACCAGAATACATACGGCATTTCAAATATCGGAGGCGGAAATTACAGAGTGAATTTCACTGCAAAGCAAACCCAGTCGAACACAGTTTTTCATAAGATGCCTATTGAAATAAAGGTATCGTTTTCATCGGGTGCGGATACTTTAATAAGAGTAATGAATGATGTTAACAACCAGACGTTCTCATTCGATTTTAACAGACAGCCGACAACGGTAGCCTTTGACCCTAACAACAACATAGTTCTGAAGACTGCTACGCTGGTTGTGGGTATAGAAAATAATTTGAACACAATACCGGATAAATTTGCAGTATATCAGAACTATCCGAATCCTTTTAATCCGACAACAAGTATTAGATTCGATTTACCGAAGAATACATTTGTTACATTGAGAATTTACGATATGCTCGGAAAAGAAGTTGCGGTACTGATTAACGAAGAAAGAAATGCGGGTTCCTACGGTGTTGAGTGGGATGCTTCGCTATTTCCGAGCGGTGTTTATTTTTACACACTTGAATCGAAAGATTTTTCGGCAACAAAGAGAATGGTAATTCTGAAATAA
- the nosZ gene encoding Sec-dependent nitrous-oxide reductase — protein sequence MKKVNVILLLISASLIIIGGCGKSKSSKGPLVESDAPNKVYVEPGKYDEFYAFLSGGFSGQLAVYGLPSGRLFRVVPVFSQNAENAWGYSEETKPMLNTSYGFIPWDDSHHSELSMKDGVPDGRWIFLNGNNTPRIARISLSTFRTDEILEIPNSAGNHSSPFMTPNTEYIVAGTRFSIPFENRDVPINTYKENFKGVLSFVKVAPDNGRMSIAFQIVTPGFDYDLSHAGKGPSDGWFFFSCYNSEQANSLLEVNASQKDKDFILAINWKKVEEYVKNGKGTEMDANYAHNIYDDKKHMATSEMQKKVRVLKPEDIADAMYYMPCPKSPHGADVDPTGEYIVGGGKLASVIPVFSFSKMVKAIDNKEFDGNVEGIPVLKYESVLAGEVQQPGLGPLHTEFDDKGFAYTSMFVSSEIVKWKVDTREVVDRMPVYYSVGHLMIPGGDSKKPYGKYLVSMNKITKDRFLQTGPELNQSSQLIDISGDKMKLLLDFPTVGEPHYAQAIPAELVVKNSVKFFKIEENNHPYVVKSEKDARVERKGNEVHVYMTAIRSHLSPDNIEGVKVGDEVYFHVTNLEQDWDLPHGFAILGNENSELLVMAGETCTLKWIPKTAGIYPYYCTDFCSALHQEMQGYLRVSDKNSNVPIYFNSNYKKDENK from the coding sequence ATGAAAAAAGTAAATGTCATCTTATTACTCATTTCAGCAAGCCTGATAATTATTGGCGGTTGCGGAAAAAGTAAATCGTCAAAAGGTCCGTTAGTAGAATCTGACGCACCAAATAAAGTTTATGTAGAGCCGGGAAAATACGATGAGTTCTACGCATTTCTTTCGGGAGGATTCAGCGGACAGCTTGCGGTTTATGGATTACCATCGGGCAGGCTATTCAGGGTAGTTCCGGTATTTTCACAGAATGCTGAAAACGCATGGGGATATTCAGAAGAGACTAAGCCTATGCTAAATACTTCATACGGTTTTATACCATGGGATGATTCACACCATTCAGAACTTTCGATGAAGGATGGAGTTCCAGACGGCAGATGGATATTTTTAAACGGGAATAATACTCCAAGGATTGCAAGAATAAGTTTAAGTACATTCAGGACAGACGAGATACTTGAGATACCGAACAGTGCAGGAAACCATTCGTCGCCGTTTATGACACCTAATACAGAATATATAGTAGCGGGGACGCGGTTCAGTATTCCGTTTGAGAACAGGGATGTACCTATAAACACTTATAAAGAGAATTTCAAGGGAGTGCTTTCATTTGTAAAGGTAGCACCAGACAACGGAAGGATGAGTATAGCATTTCAGATAGTAACACCGGGATTTGACTATGATTTAAGTCATGCGGGAAAAGGACCTTCAGACGGCTGGTTCTTCTTTTCGTGCTACAATTCAGAGCAGGCAAACAGTTTGCTTGAAGTGAATGCGAGCCAGAAGGATAAGGATTTTATACTTGCGATAAACTGGAAGAAGGTAGAAGAATACGTAAAGAACGGAAAAGGTACAGAAATGGATGCGAACTATGCGCATAATATTTATGATGACAAGAAACATATGGCAACAAGCGAGATGCAGAAGAAAGTAAGAGTACTGAAGCCAGAGGATATTGCAGATGCGATGTACTATATGCCTTGCCCAAAATCACCTCACGGTGCGGATGTTGATCCGACTGGTGAATACATAGTAGGCGGTGGCAAGTTAGCGTCAGTGATTCCAGTATTTTCATTCTCGAAGATGGTGAAGGCAATAGACAATAAAGAGTTTGATGGAAATGTTGAGGGAATTCCAGTGTTGAAGTATGAGTCGGTATTAGCGGGTGAAGTACAGCAGCCGGGATTAGGACCGTTACATACAGAATTTGATGACAAAGGATTTGCATACACTTCTATGTTTGTTTCATCAGAGATAGTAAAATGGAAGGTTGACACAAGGGAAGTTGTTGACAGAATGCCAGTTTATTATTCGGTCGGTCATTTAATGATTCCCGGCGGAGACAGCAAGAAACCTTACGGGAAATATCTTGTATCAATGAACAAGATTACAAAGGACAGATTTTTGCAAACTGGTCCAGAGCTGAACCAGTCGTCGCAATTGATTGATATATCGGGTGACAAGATGAAGCTGCTGCTTGATTTTCCGACAGTAGGCGAGCCTCATTATGCACAAGCGATACCTGCGGAATTAGTTGTGAAGAACTCCGTTAAATTCTTTAAGATAGAAGAAAACAACCATCCATATGTGGTAAAATCCGAGAAGGATGCGAGAGTAGAAAGAAAGGGAAATGAAGTACATGTTTACATGACGGCGATACGTTCTCATCTTTCGCCTGATAACATAGAAGGAGTAAAGGTTGGTGACGAGGTATATTTTCATGTGACAAATCTTGAGCAGGACTGGGACTTGCCGCATGGTTTTGCAATATTAGGAAATGAGAATTCTGAACTGCTTGTTATGGCGGGCGAGACCTGTACATTAAAGTGGATTCCGAAGACAGCTGGAATTTATCCTTATTACTGCACGGACTTCTGTTCGGCACTCCATCAAGAAATGCAGGGATACCTGAGAGTATCGGATAAGAATTCAAATGTACCGATATACTTTAATTCAAACTACAAAAAAGACGAAAATAAATAA
- a CDS encoding ABC transporter permease subunit, with protein MRKIMKYIIRDVARSKFIFFYTATLFLLTVGLNYLNRDETKTVITVLNVVIYLMPLVNILYVSLHYYNSKEFIETLLTYPVKRGQIFMAEYFSLTLALIFSYILGVIFPLLIFGSTMLILNLLVSGILLIAMFTSISLLVSIIYDERIKGIGMLIGIWLFMAIVFDGIILIMYFLLNDFPLDKISVILIALNPIDLTRLYILINLDIASLFGYSGANFIKFFGQAYGIVILLLVSFIWIIVPTLLARRKFNKKDF; from the coding sequence ATGAGAAAGATAATGAAATATATTATCAGAGACGTTGCGCGGAGCAAGTTTATATTCTTTTATACGGCAACGTTATTTTTACTGACTGTCGGATTAAATTATCTTAACAGGGACGAAACAAAGACTGTAATAACAGTTTTAAACGTTGTGATATACCTAATGCCTTTGGTTAACATACTTTACGTATCGCTTCATTATTACAATTCTAAAGAGTTTATAGAGACGCTGCTTACTTATCCTGTAAAGCGAGGGCAGATATTCATGGCAGAATATTTTTCGCTTACATTAGCTTTGATTTTTAGTTACATACTTGGAGTAATTTTTCCGCTTCTGATATTCGGCAGCACGATGCTGATACTTAATTTATTGGTTTCAGGGATATTGCTAATAGCGATGTTTACGTCAATCTCATTATTGGTTTCAATAATTTACGATGAAAGAATAAAGGGAATCGGGATGCTGATAGGTATCTGGCTTTTTATGGCAATTGTTTTTGATGGAATAATATTAATAATGTATTTCTTGTTGAATGACTTCCCTCTTGATAAAATATCCGTAATACTTATAGCATTAAATCCGATTGATTTGACACGGCTTTATATACTTATTAATTTAGATATAGCCTCATTGTTCGGTTATTCAGGAGCAAATTTTATTAAATTCTTCGGGCAAGCATACGGGATTGTAATTTTGCTGCTTGTTTCATTTATATGGATAATAGTACCCACATTGCTTGCGAGAAGAAAATTTAATAAGAAGGATTTCTGA
- a CDS encoding putative sulfate exporter family transporter, which yields MSNFLKSQYVFFAVVIFTLFLNPVWALLFGIALGMYKILYNPPKLSTYRKYTLETAVVLLGFGLSFNQVISVGSKGLYQTAAGIITLLVIGTILGYVFKLNKKLSVLINVGTCICGGSAIAAVSGAIDAKDDDIAISTGVVFLLNAVALFVFPVLFINFKISPEIYGIWCALSIHDTSSVVGASAVNETSLAIATILKLTRTLWIIPLTIFYKFIHKAKGSSKFPYFIALFVLATLITTFLPMDYYSSIASYGKMLMSPALFMVGYAVNLDTLKRVGMNSIGYGVILWVVSIVLGYLIAVSI from the coding sequence ATGTCAAATTTCTTAAAGAGTCAGTATGTCTTTTTTGCAGTTGTAATATTTACATTATTCCTAAATCCAGTATGGGCATTGTTGTTTGGTATAGCGCTCGGAATGTATAAAATACTTTATAATCCCCCAAAACTAAGCACATACAGGAAGTACACTCTGGAAACGGCAGTTGTACTGCTGGGATTCGGGTTGAGCTTTAATCAGGTAATAAGCGTTGGCTCGAAGGGATTATACCAAACTGCCGCAGGAATAATAACACTTCTTGTTATCGGGACAATACTCGGGTATGTATTTAAACTGAATAAAAAGTTATCGGTATTAATAAATGTCGGAACCTGCATATGCGGAGGAAGTGCTATAGCAGCAGTATCAGGGGCAATAGATGCGAAAGATGATGATATTGCAATTTCAACGGGTGTTGTATTTTTATTAAATGCAGTCGCACTGTTTGTGTTTCCGGTTTTGTTTATAAACTTCAAAATCTCACCTGAAATATACGGTATCTGGTGCGCACTGAGTATTCATGATACAAGTTCGGTTGTTGGTGCTTCTGCAGTTAATGAAACGTCATTAGCAATTGCAACGATACTAAAACTAACAAGAACGCTATGGATAATACCGCTAACAATATTTTATAAGTTTATACACAAGGCAAAGGGCAGTTCAAAGTTTCCTTATTTCATTGCTTTGTTTGTTTTAGCTACATTGATAACAACTTTTCTGCCGATGGATTATTATTCAAGCATTGCATCATACGGAAAAATGCTAATGTCGCCGGCATTATTTATGGTGGGGTATGCGGTTAATCTTGATACTTTAAAAAGAGTTGGAATGAACAGTATAGGTTATGGTGTAATTCTTTGGGTGGTATCAATAGTGCTAGGATATCTAATTGCAGTAAGTATATGA